A genome region from Anolis carolinensis isolate JA03-04 chromosome 6, rAnoCar3.1.pri, whole genome shotgun sequence includes the following:
- the mybpc2 gene encoding myosin-binding protein C, fast-type isoform X2, with the protein MPRLWNLALGPEGQVTPSQCPLCWVFKATWTSAFIPQGEPERQPGRRRLYPLVLAMPEPAKPAAKKKEVKKKEEPKKEEKKEEPKDAPAPPAEGEEQQGEPSTQSDGLFIKKPESVLIESGKDVCIAMQVDGKQLPCKPAIKWFKGKWLELGIKSGLRFQFKDSFDKEKNIYSYELRIGKVVVGDRGDYRCEITAKDKFDSCTFNIDVEAPRTDDSGNVLQAFKRTGEGKDDVAGELDFSGLLKKREVQQVEEEKKKKKKDDDDDMGIPPEIWELLKGVTKKSEYERIAFEYGVTDLRGMLKRLKKAKVEVKKSEAFVRKLDPAYQIDKGQKIKMWVELSDPDLKIKWMKNGQMIKPSGKYIFENVGKKRILTITKTTLADDAAYECVCGEERCFTELFVKEPPVLVVSGLDDQQVVVGDKVELEVEVSEEGAQVIWMKDGVELTREETFKYRFKKDGKKHILIINEATKEDAGRYMIKTNGGQSEADLVVEDKQLEVLQDIADLTVKAAEQAVFKCEVSDEKVTGKWYKNGVEVRPSKRITISHKGRYHKLVIDDVRPEDEGDYTFVPDGYALSLSAKLNFLEIKIEYVPKQEPPKIHLDCGSGKTNENTIVVVAGNKLRLDVSMTGEPPPVATWMKGDVVFAEKEGRVRIEERTELSSFVIESAERSDEGSYTIKVTNPVGEDVASLNVKVVDVPDPPEAAHITSVGEDWAILVWEPPKYDGGMPVTGYLMERKKKGSMRWMKLNFEVFTETTYESTKMIEGVMYEMRVFAVNAIGVSQPSQNTKPFMPIAPTSEPLHLTLEDVTDTTATLKWRAPDRVGAGGIDGYLVEYCKEGTDEWIPCNTELVERCGFTAKDLPTGEKLLFRVVAVNIAGRSPPATFGQPVTIREIVQQPKIRLPRHLRQTYIKKVGEQINMVIPFQGKPRPVVTWMKDGQPLNPQEVHIRTSDLDTILFIRKAERHHSGSYELKVQIENMEDKAAIKIRVVEKPGPAHNVMVKEVWGFNALVEWEPPKDNGNSEITGYSIQKADKKTMEWFTVYEHNRLTRCTVSDLIMGNEYFFRVYSENICGLSEAPGVSKNTAKIQKTGIICKQLNYKEHDFRMAPMFLTPLVDRVVVAGYTTALNCAVRGHPKPKIIWMKNKMDISGDPKFLQKNSQGVLTLNIRKPSPFDSATYSCKAINELGESIVECKLEVKAPQ; encoded by the exons ATGCTCCAGCACCTCCTGCAGAAGGGG AGGAGCAGCAAGGCGAGCCCTCCACTCAGTCCGACGGACTCTTTATTAAGAAGCCAGAAAGCGTGCTAATTGAGAGCG GGAAAGATGTATGCATTGCCATGCAAGTGGATGGGAAACAGCTCCCTTGCAAACCTGCAATCAAATGGTTCAAGGGGAAATGGCTGGAGCTGGGGATCAAGAGCGGGCTCCGGTTCCAGTTCAAGGACAGTTTCGACAAGGAGAAAAAT ATCTACTCCTACGAACTAAGAATCGGCAAAGTGGTTGTTGGAGACAGAGGTGACTATCGCTGTGAGATTACAGCCAAGGACAAATTTGACAGCTGCACCTTTAACATTGATGTGGAAG CACCAAGAACAGATGACAGTGGCAATGTGTTGCAGGCTTTCAAACGGAC aGGGGAAGGCAAGGATGACGTTGCTGGAGAGCTGGACTTTAGTGGGTTGCTAAAGAAGAG AGAAGTCCAGCAggtggaagaggagaagaagaagaaaaagaaggatgaCGATGATGATATGGGCATCCCACCAGAGATCTGGGAACTGCTGAAAGGCGTGACCAAGAAAAGCGAGTACGAGCGCATTGCTTTTGAGTATGGCGTCACTGACCTGCGTGGCATGCTCAAAAGGCTCAAGAAGGCCAAGGTGGAGGTCAAGAAGAGTGAAG CCTTCGTTAGAAAGCTGGACCCTGCCTACCAGATTGACAAGGGACAGAAAATTAAGATGTGGGTGGAGCTGAGTGACCCAGACCTGAAAATCAAATGGATGAAAAATGGACAAATGATCAAGCCCAGTGGCAA ATATATCTTTGAGAACGTGGGCAAGAAACGCATCCTGACCATCACTAAGACAACACTGGCCGACGACGCAGCCTATGAATGTGTCTGTGGGGAAGAGAGGTGCTTCACAGAGCTCTTTGTCAAAG AACCTCCTGTCTTGGTCGTGAGTGGCCTAGATGATCAACAGGTGGTTGTCGGAGACAAGGTGGAACTGGAAGTAGAAGTGTCTGAAGAAGGTGCCCAAGTGATCTG GATGAAGGACGGTGTGGAACTGACTCGTGAAGAGACTTTCAAATATCGTTTCAAGAAAGATGGCAAAAAGCACATTCTCATCATCAACGAGGCCACCAAGGAGGATGCCGGGCGCTACATGATCAAGACCAATGGTGGCCAGTCAGAGGCGGACCTGGTTGTTGAAG ACAAACAGCTTGAGGTTCTTCAGGATATTGCTGATCTCACTGTCAAAGCAGCCGAGCAGGCTGTCTTCAAGTGTGAGGTGTCAGATGAGAAGGTGACTGGCAAATGGTACAAGAATGGAGTTGAGGTGCGACCTAGCAAACGCATCACTATTTCTCATAAGGGCAG ATACCACAAGCTGGTCATTGATGATGTGAGACCAGAAGATGAGGGAGACTACACCTTTGTCCCCGATGGATATGCTCTCTCGCTATCTGCCAAACTCAACTTCCTGG AAATCAAGATTGAATATGTCCCCAAGCAAG AACCTCCCAAGATCCACTTGGACTGTGGATCAgggaaaacaaatgaaaacaccATTGTGGTCGTTGCTGGGAACAAGCTGCGCCTGGACGTTTCCATGACTGGGGAACCACCTCCGGTGGCCACCTGGATGAAGGGTGACGTG GTATTTGCAGAGAAGGAGGGCCGGGTTCGCATAGAGGAACGGACAGAGTTGAGCAGTTTTGTGATAGAGAGTGCTGAGCGTTCGGATGAAGGAAGTTATACCATCAAAGTGACCAACCCGGTGGGAGAGGATGTTGCGAGTCTCAATGTCAAGGTTGTGG ATGTTCCCGATCCTCCTGAAGCTGCGCATATCACCTCCGTTGGTGAGGACTGGGCCATTTTGGTGTGGGAGCCACCAAAATATGATGGCGGTATGCCTGTGACTG GATACCTGATGGAGCGCAAGAAGAAGGGAAGCATGCGCTGGATGAAACTCAATTTTGAAGTGTTCACTGAGACCACCTATGAGTCCACCAAGATGATTGAAGGGGTGATGTATGAGATGCGTGTCTTTGCAGTCAATGCCATCGGAGTCTCCCAGCCCAGCCAAAATACCAAACCTTTCATGCCAATTG CCCCTACCAGTGAGCCACTCCACCTCACCTTGGAGGATGTGACGGACACTACAGCGACCCTGAAATGGCGTGCCCCAGACCGCGTTGGAGCAGGGGGCATTGATGGCTACCTCGTTGAGTATTGCAAGGAAGGAA CTGATGAATGGATACCTTGCAACACAGAGTTGGTGGAGCGCTGCGGCTTCACTGCTAAAGACCTTCCGACAGGAGAGAAGCTTTTGTTCCGAGTGGTTGCCGTCAACATCGCTGGCAGGAGTCCACCAGCTACCTTTGGACAGCCCGTTACCATCCGGGAGATTGTCC AACAGCCCAAGATCCGTTTGCCTCGTCACCTCCGACAGACGTACATCAAAAAAGTCGGGGAACAAATCAATATGGTGATCCCATTCCAG GGTAAACCCCGTCCCGTCGTCACCTGGATGAAGGATGGTCAGCCTCTGAACCCCCAAGAGGTCCATATCCGCACCTCGGACCTTGACACCATCCTCTTCATACGCAAGGCTGAACGACACCACTCAGGCAGCTATGAGCTCAAAGTTCAGATTGAGAATATGGAAGACAAAGCTGCCATCAAGATTCGAGTTGTGG AGAAACCTGGTCCGGCGCACAATGTGATGGTGAAAGAGGTGTGGGGTTTCAATGCCTTAGTAGAATGGGAGCCTCCTAAGGACAATGGGAATTCAGAGATCACCGGCTACTCAATCCAAAAAGCTGACAAGAAGACGATG GAGTGGTTCACTGTATATGAGCACAACCGCCTCACCCGCTGCACAGTGTCTGACCTTATCATGGGCAATGAATACTTCTTCCGAGTCTACAGTGAGAACATCTGTGGACTGAGTGAGGCCCCTGGCGTCTCTAAAAATACTGCCAAGATTCAGAAAACTG GGATAATCTGCAAACAGTTAAATTACAAGGAGCATGACTTCCGCATGGCACCTATGTTCTTGACACCACTGGTGGACCGTGTAGTAGTGGCTGGATATACCACGGCTCTGAACTGTGCAGTGAGAGGGCATCCCAAA cctaagatcatctggatgaAGAACAAAATGGACATTAGTGGGGATCCTAAGTTTTTGCAGAAAAACAGCCAGGGAGTGCTGACCCTCAACATCCGCAAGCCAAGTCCTTTCGATAGTGCCACTTACTCCTGCAAAGCCATCAATGAACTAGGAGAATCCATTGTGGAGTGCAAGCTGGAGGTCAAAG CACCACAATAA
- the mybpc2 gene encoding myosin-binding protein C, fast-type isoform X1, protein MPRLWNLALGPEGQVTPSQCPLCWVFKATWTSAFIPQGEPERQPGRRRLYPLVLAMPEPAKPAAKKKEVKKKEEPKKEEKKEEPKADAPAPPAEGEEQQGEPSTQSDGLFIKKPESVLIESGKDVCIAMQVDGKQLPCKPAIKWFKGKWLELGIKSGLRFQFKDSFDKEKNIYSYELRIGKVVVGDRGDYRCEITAKDKFDSCTFNIDVEAPRTDDSGNVLQAFKRTGEGKDDVAGELDFSGLLKKREVQQVEEEKKKKKKDDDDDMGIPPEIWELLKGVTKKSEYERIAFEYGVTDLRGMLKRLKKAKVEVKKSEAFVRKLDPAYQIDKGQKIKMWVELSDPDLKIKWMKNGQMIKPSGKYIFENVGKKRILTITKTTLADDAAYECVCGEERCFTELFVKEPPVLVVSGLDDQQVVVGDKVELEVEVSEEGAQVIWMKDGVELTREETFKYRFKKDGKKHILIINEATKEDAGRYMIKTNGGQSEADLVVEDKQLEVLQDIADLTVKAAEQAVFKCEVSDEKVTGKWYKNGVEVRPSKRITISHKGRYHKLVIDDVRPEDEGDYTFVPDGYALSLSAKLNFLEIKIEYVPKQEPPKIHLDCGSGKTNENTIVVVAGNKLRLDVSMTGEPPPVATWMKGDVVFAEKEGRVRIEERTELSSFVIESAERSDEGSYTIKVTNPVGEDVASLNVKVVDVPDPPEAAHITSVGEDWAILVWEPPKYDGGMPVTGYLMERKKKGSMRWMKLNFEVFTETTYESTKMIEGVMYEMRVFAVNAIGVSQPSQNTKPFMPIAPTSEPLHLTLEDVTDTTATLKWRAPDRVGAGGIDGYLVEYCKEGTDEWIPCNTELVERCGFTAKDLPTGEKLLFRVVAVNIAGRSPPATFGQPVTIREIVQQPKIRLPRHLRQTYIKKVGEQINMVIPFQGKPRPVVTWMKDGQPLNPQEVHIRTSDLDTILFIRKAERHHSGSYELKVQIENMEDKAAIKIRVVEKPGPAHNVMVKEVWGFNALVEWEPPKDNGNSEITGYSIQKADKKTMEWFTVYEHNRLTRCTVSDLIMGNEYFFRVYSENICGLSEAPGVSKNTAKIQKTGIICKQLNYKEHDFRMAPMFLTPLVDRVVVAGYTTALNCAVRGHPKPKIIWMKNKMDISGDPKFLQKNSQGVLTLNIRKPSPFDSATYSCKAINELGESIVECKLEVKAPQ, encoded by the exons CAGATGCTCCAGCACCTCCTGCAGAAGGGG AGGAGCAGCAAGGCGAGCCCTCCACTCAGTCCGACGGACTCTTTATTAAGAAGCCAGAAAGCGTGCTAATTGAGAGCG GGAAAGATGTATGCATTGCCATGCAAGTGGATGGGAAACAGCTCCCTTGCAAACCTGCAATCAAATGGTTCAAGGGGAAATGGCTGGAGCTGGGGATCAAGAGCGGGCTCCGGTTCCAGTTCAAGGACAGTTTCGACAAGGAGAAAAAT ATCTACTCCTACGAACTAAGAATCGGCAAAGTGGTTGTTGGAGACAGAGGTGACTATCGCTGTGAGATTACAGCCAAGGACAAATTTGACAGCTGCACCTTTAACATTGATGTGGAAG CACCAAGAACAGATGACAGTGGCAATGTGTTGCAGGCTTTCAAACGGAC aGGGGAAGGCAAGGATGACGTTGCTGGAGAGCTGGACTTTAGTGGGTTGCTAAAGAAGAG AGAAGTCCAGCAggtggaagaggagaagaagaagaaaaagaaggatgaCGATGATGATATGGGCATCCCACCAGAGATCTGGGAACTGCTGAAAGGCGTGACCAAGAAAAGCGAGTACGAGCGCATTGCTTTTGAGTATGGCGTCACTGACCTGCGTGGCATGCTCAAAAGGCTCAAGAAGGCCAAGGTGGAGGTCAAGAAGAGTGAAG CCTTCGTTAGAAAGCTGGACCCTGCCTACCAGATTGACAAGGGACAGAAAATTAAGATGTGGGTGGAGCTGAGTGACCCAGACCTGAAAATCAAATGGATGAAAAATGGACAAATGATCAAGCCCAGTGGCAA ATATATCTTTGAGAACGTGGGCAAGAAACGCATCCTGACCATCACTAAGACAACACTGGCCGACGACGCAGCCTATGAATGTGTCTGTGGGGAAGAGAGGTGCTTCACAGAGCTCTTTGTCAAAG AACCTCCTGTCTTGGTCGTGAGTGGCCTAGATGATCAACAGGTGGTTGTCGGAGACAAGGTGGAACTGGAAGTAGAAGTGTCTGAAGAAGGTGCCCAAGTGATCTG GATGAAGGACGGTGTGGAACTGACTCGTGAAGAGACTTTCAAATATCGTTTCAAGAAAGATGGCAAAAAGCACATTCTCATCATCAACGAGGCCACCAAGGAGGATGCCGGGCGCTACATGATCAAGACCAATGGTGGCCAGTCAGAGGCGGACCTGGTTGTTGAAG ACAAACAGCTTGAGGTTCTTCAGGATATTGCTGATCTCACTGTCAAAGCAGCCGAGCAGGCTGTCTTCAAGTGTGAGGTGTCAGATGAGAAGGTGACTGGCAAATGGTACAAGAATGGAGTTGAGGTGCGACCTAGCAAACGCATCACTATTTCTCATAAGGGCAG ATACCACAAGCTGGTCATTGATGATGTGAGACCAGAAGATGAGGGAGACTACACCTTTGTCCCCGATGGATATGCTCTCTCGCTATCTGCCAAACTCAACTTCCTGG AAATCAAGATTGAATATGTCCCCAAGCAAG AACCTCCCAAGATCCACTTGGACTGTGGATCAgggaaaacaaatgaaaacaccATTGTGGTCGTTGCTGGGAACAAGCTGCGCCTGGACGTTTCCATGACTGGGGAACCACCTCCGGTGGCCACCTGGATGAAGGGTGACGTG GTATTTGCAGAGAAGGAGGGCCGGGTTCGCATAGAGGAACGGACAGAGTTGAGCAGTTTTGTGATAGAGAGTGCTGAGCGTTCGGATGAAGGAAGTTATACCATCAAAGTGACCAACCCGGTGGGAGAGGATGTTGCGAGTCTCAATGTCAAGGTTGTGG ATGTTCCCGATCCTCCTGAAGCTGCGCATATCACCTCCGTTGGTGAGGACTGGGCCATTTTGGTGTGGGAGCCACCAAAATATGATGGCGGTATGCCTGTGACTG GATACCTGATGGAGCGCAAGAAGAAGGGAAGCATGCGCTGGATGAAACTCAATTTTGAAGTGTTCACTGAGACCACCTATGAGTCCACCAAGATGATTGAAGGGGTGATGTATGAGATGCGTGTCTTTGCAGTCAATGCCATCGGAGTCTCCCAGCCCAGCCAAAATACCAAACCTTTCATGCCAATTG CCCCTACCAGTGAGCCACTCCACCTCACCTTGGAGGATGTGACGGACACTACAGCGACCCTGAAATGGCGTGCCCCAGACCGCGTTGGAGCAGGGGGCATTGATGGCTACCTCGTTGAGTATTGCAAGGAAGGAA CTGATGAATGGATACCTTGCAACACAGAGTTGGTGGAGCGCTGCGGCTTCACTGCTAAAGACCTTCCGACAGGAGAGAAGCTTTTGTTCCGAGTGGTTGCCGTCAACATCGCTGGCAGGAGTCCACCAGCTACCTTTGGACAGCCCGTTACCATCCGGGAGATTGTCC AACAGCCCAAGATCCGTTTGCCTCGTCACCTCCGACAGACGTACATCAAAAAAGTCGGGGAACAAATCAATATGGTGATCCCATTCCAG GGTAAACCCCGTCCCGTCGTCACCTGGATGAAGGATGGTCAGCCTCTGAACCCCCAAGAGGTCCATATCCGCACCTCGGACCTTGACACCATCCTCTTCATACGCAAGGCTGAACGACACCACTCAGGCAGCTATGAGCTCAAAGTTCAGATTGAGAATATGGAAGACAAAGCTGCCATCAAGATTCGAGTTGTGG AGAAACCTGGTCCGGCGCACAATGTGATGGTGAAAGAGGTGTGGGGTTTCAATGCCTTAGTAGAATGGGAGCCTCCTAAGGACAATGGGAATTCAGAGATCACCGGCTACTCAATCCAAAAAGCTGACAAGAAGACGATG GAGTGGTTCACTGTATATGAGCACAACCGCCTCACCCGCTGCACAGTGTCTGACCTTATCATGGGCAATGAATACTTCTTCCGAGTCTACAGTGAGAACATCTGTGGACTGAGTGAGGCCCCTGGCGTCTCTAAAAATACTGCCAAGATTCAGAAAACTG GGATAATCTGCAAACAGTTAAATTACAAGGAGCATGACTTCCGCATGGCACCTATGTTCTTGACACCACTGGTGGACCGTGTAGTAGTGGCTGGATATACCACGGCTCTGAACTGTGCAGTGAGAGGGCATCCCAAA cctaagatcatctggatgaAGAACAAAATGGACATTAGTGGGGATCCTAAGTTTTTGCAGAAAAACAGCCAGGGAGTGCTGACCCTCAACATCCGCAAGCCAAGTCCTTTCGATAGTGCCACTTACTCCTGCAAAGCCATCAATGAACTAGGAGAATCCATTGTGGAGTGCAAGCTGGAGGTCAAAG CACCACAATAA